The following coding sequences are from one Candidatus Bathyarchaeota archaeon window:
- a CDS encoding LacI family DNA-binding transcriptional regulator: protein MTLTNQDNLVLNELRKISKILLLSNSAQIDNELEKVADNEARKKMWVLIDGKRMPKDFATEVGVSLMTVSRFLDSASAADLVAYTPKKPPVKTLDYVPPSWLNLVFAETKEEPQEQSKTSPNSTKQEKQEEHKLSDFSGEGAKQ from the coding sequence ATGACCTTAACAAATCAGGACAACTTAGTGCTCAATGAGTTGAGAAAGATTTCAAAAATTCTGTTACTATCAAATTCTGCACAAATTGACAATGAACTAGAAAAGGTTGCAGACAATGAGGCTCGTAAAAAAATGTGGGTTTTAATTGATGGAAAACGCATGCCGAAGGATTTTGCAACAGAGGTTGGAGTGAGCTTGATGACTGTATCCCGTTTCCTTGACAGCGCATCAGCCGCAGACTTAGTCGCTTACACCCCCAAAAAACCACCTGTAAAAACATTAGATTATGTCCCTCCATCCTGGTTGAATCTAGTTTTTGCTGAAACTAAAGAAGAACCACAGGAACAAAGCAAAACATCCCCAAATAGTACAAAGCAGGAAAAACAAGAGGAACATAAATTGTCGGATTTTAGTGGTGAAGGAGCTAAACAATAA
- a CDS encoding cobalamin biosynthesis protein, whose product MLVLVLGILLDIALGDPSPNSPYAAYYKIHPTVLMGNYIAWLKRHLKHPNPHTEKLHGIVLGIAAVLTFALPTFLGLWAIWLLFGTINFWLGVAAYAIIGVVLVKFTVCIKLETDWAKAAAKAIANDDLAEARKYAHFSRRDSSNLNGSQISSAVIESMAENLIDFKLSPIIFYSLFGVTGAIAFRVVNTLDGMVGFKDKENLNIGWFSANLDHLINFIPSRLTGILIIAAAAVLRYDYKTAWSIARRDHLKTQSRNHGWPMAAMAGALHVQFEKPGKYILGDPQEALDASKILMALKIRDVAIVLCILMFLPVLILVRLFVFPF is encoded by the coding sequence TTGCTGGTTTTGGTACTTGGGATTTTGCTTGACATCGCCCTAGGCGACCCCTCCCCAAACAGCCCCTACGCCGCCTACTACAAAATACACCCCACCGTACTGATGGGCAACTACATCGCATGGCTCAAACGCCACCTAAAACACCCCAACCCACACACAGAAAAACTCCACGGCATCGTATTGGGCATAGCGGCGGTTTTGACGTTTGCGTTGCCTACATTTTTGGGGCTCTGGGCAATCTGGCTCCTCTTTGGCACCATCAACTTCTGGTTAGGCGTAGCTGCATACGCAATCATAGGCGTTGTGCTGGTCAAGTTCACCGTGTGCATCAAGCTCGAAACAGACTGGGCGAAAGCTGCCGCCAAAGCCATAGCCAACGACGACTTAGCCGAAGCCCGCAAATACGCGCACTTCTCACGCCGCGACAGCTCAAACCTCAACGGGTCCCAAATCAGCTCGGCAGTCATCGAATCCATGGCAGAAAACCTCATAGACTTCAAACTCTCCCCCATCATCTTCTACTCCCTCTTTGGCGTTACAGGAGCCATAGCATTTCGCGTAGTCAACACCCTAGACGGCATGGTAGGTTTCAAAGACAAAGAAAACCTCAACATCGGTTGGTTTAGCGCCAACCTAGACCACCTCATAAACTTCATCCCCTCACGCCTAACAGGCATCCTCATAATCGCCGCCGCCGCAGTTCTTCGCTACGACTACAAAACCGCCTGGAGTATCGCCCGTCGTGACCACCTAAAAACCCAAAGCCGCAACCACGGATGGCCCATGGCAGCTATGGCAGGCGCATTACATGTGCAGTTTGAAAAGCCTGGAAAATACATCTTAGGCGACCCACAAGAGGCGCTGGATGCAAGCAAAATCTTGATGGCGCTAAAAATCCGTGACGTCGCCATTGTCCTGTGCATTTTGATGTTTTTGCCCGTGCTAATTCTGGTTAGGCTCTTTGTTTTCCCATTCTAA
- a CDS encoding B12-binding domain-containing radical SAM protein — translation MRVCLINPPRIQPKLWGKPAAFQPLDIAYVAAVLEQKGYAVSIMDCPTQGWANLQEIDGVKYRLGLSNEQIAQRIQQWKPDFVVISVPFSGWWQTAFETATAVKTTNPSIKTALIGLHPSAKPQESLAQPNIDYVVMGEPELTVLELADVLEKGASDVQLQNVKGLGFLLNGNPVINPPRPVIEDLDSLPFPARHLLPMKELFAAVKEVPIRGELRKPCARILTSRGCPNTCIFCSNHIVMGRKWRARSPENVVDELEQLVREYGVEQVDFEDDNLTFDRERMVRICDLMVERGLKLEWFTPNGVRADRLDEELLRKMRKSGCQRIYIAPESGVQRVVDTIIKKNQDLRKVEQAVVAARKVGIKVSCFFIIGFIGETKQDIQATIDYAYRLRQLGADRFYFSYATPLVGTELFRQAKEGGYLSAEFSDEALASAQPLIQTPQFTATELQELCGKAMMVNPVLNRDRLIRALRNPKKALNILIGRTRAAQKQKQ, via the coding sequence GTGCGTGTTTGTTTGATTAATCCGCCGCGTATCCAGCCTAAGCTTTGGGGGAAACCCGCTGCTTTTCAGCCTTTAGATATTGCGTATGTCGCCGCAGTGTTAGAACAGAAAGGCTACGCTGTAAGCATCATGGATTGTCCTACGCAGGGCTGGGCAAATCTACAGGAAATTGACGGCGTCAAATACCGCTTAGGGCTGTCTAACGAGCAGATTGCCCAACGTATCCAGCAATGGAAGCCTGACTTTGTGGTGATTTCGGTTCCCTTTAGCGGATGGTGGCAAACCGCCTTCGAAACCGCCACAGCCGTGAAAACCACCAACCCTAGCATCAAAACCGCGCTTATCGGGTTGCATCCTTCGGCTAAACCCCAAGAAAGCCTTGCGCAGCCAAACATTGACTACGTGGTAATGGGCGAACCCGAACTCACTGTTTTGGAGCTTGCGGATGTTCTTGAAAAGGGCGCTTCTGATGTGCAGCTTCAAAACGTCAAAGGCTTGGGCTTTCTGCTAAACGGCAACCCCGTCATAAACCCGCCCCGCCCAGTCATTGAAGACCTTGACTCGTTGCCTTTCCCCGCGCGGCATCTGCTTCCTATGAAGGAGCTTTTTGCAGCGGTCAAGGAGGTTCCCATACGCGGAGAACTACGCAAGCCCTGCGCCCGCATCCTAACCAGCCGAGGCTGCCCCAACACCTGTATCTTCTGTAGCAACCACATTGTCATGGGTAGAAAATGGCGTGCCCGCAGCCCTGAAAACGTTGTTGATGAGCTTGAACAACTTGTGCGCGAGTATGGGGTGGAGCAGGTGGATTTTGAGGATGATAATTTGACGTTTGATAGGGAGCGTATGGTTCGGATTTGTGATTTGATGGTGGAGCGGGGTTTGAAGTTGGAGTGGTTTACGCCTAATGGTGTGAGGGCTGACCGTTTGGATGAAGAACTGCTTAGGAAGATGCGCAAGTCAGGATGCCAGCGAATTTACATTGCTCCTGAGTCGGGTGTGCAGCGCGTGGTGGATACGATTATTAAGAAGAATCAGGATCTGCGCAAGGTCGAGCAAGCTGTTGTTGCGGCGCGTAAGGTTGGCATCAAAGTTAGCTGCTTTTTTATTATCGGTTTTATCGGTGAAACCAAGCAGGACATTCAAGCTACCATAGACTACGCTTACCGACTGCGGCAACTGGGCGCTGACCGCTTCTACTTTAGCTACGCCACGCCTCTGGTGGGCACCGAACTGTTTAGGCAAGCAAAAGAAGGCGGCTACCTGAGCGCGGAGTTTAGCGACGAAGCCTTAGCCTCAGCTCAACCCCTTATCCAAACCCCCCAATTCACCGCAACCGAACTCCAAGAACTCTGCGGCAAAGCCATGATGGTAAACCCCGTACTCAACCGCGACCGCCTCATACGCGCCCTACGCAACCCCAAAAAAGCCCTCAACATCCTAATCGGCAGAACCCGCGCAGCCCAAAAACAAAAACAATAA
- a CDS encoding aldo/keto reductase, with protein MQKRRLGRTGLQVSQVGFGGTWISQLTKPQAVEVVQRAFDLGVTYFDTAKLDGDSEEKIGLALKDVRDECVIATKTGSRTKGESLHDLKESLEHLQTDRLDIIQLHGIDSEKTLRKATGEDGVLQMCKQARRQGLVDHIGITGHRPRVLIKAIETGEFDSILVPLNIVTRQALEELLPTAKTHDVGVAVMKPLMAKTSKLITCFYQPSLSLLSDEPDLKALLGQTVEERVQSALRFLLAQDISVAVVGLQSVGEVEVAAQAGNSYAGLTREEQERFDVSLGDYCRDCECCPSCPEGVDIAATLRFKAFFEVYGLENWARKLYSGLQIKADKCTRCGECTGKCPYNLQIIEELQRAHQQLKP; from the coding sequence ATGCAAAAGCGCAGGCTGGGCAGAACAGGGCTGCAGGTGTCGCAGGTTGGTTTTGGCGGCACATGGATTTCGCAGCTAACCAAACCCCAAGCCGTAGAAGTTGTGCAGCGCGCGTTTGATTTGGGGGTTACTTATTTTGATACGGCAAAGCTTGACGGGGACAGCGAAGAGAAAATCGGGTTGGCGCTCAAGGATGTTCGAGACGAATGCGTGATAGCTACGAAGACGGGGTCGCGAACCAAGGGCGAGTCGCTTCATGATCTTAAAGAGAGCCTTGAGCATCTGCAGACCGACCGATTAGACATCATCCAGCTCCACGGAATAGATAGCGAAAAAACCCTGCGCAAAGCCACAGGCGAAGATGGGGTGCTTCAGATGTGCAAGCAGGCACGACGCCAAGGCTTAGTAGACCACATCGGCATCACAGGACACCGACCCCGCGTTCTAATCAAAGCCATAGAAACAGGCGAATTCGACAGCATCCTAGTCCCACTCAACATCGTAACCCGCCAAGCCCTCGAAGAACTATTGCCCACCGCAAAAACCCACGACGTCGGCGTCGCCGTGATGAAGCCGCTCATGGCGAAAACGAGCAAACTCATAACCTGCTTCTACCAACCCTCACTTTCGCTGCTCAGTGATGAGCCTGATTTGAAAGCCCTGCTTGGACAAACCGTTGAGGAGCGGGTGCAAAGCGCGTTGCGGTTTCTTTTGGCTCAGGACATTAGCGTGGCGGTTGTGGGGTTGCAGTCCGTCGGCGAGGTGGAGGTTGCGGCGCAGGCGGGGAACAGTTATGCGGGGTTGACCCGTGAAGAACAAGAGCGCTTTGATGTCTCGTTGGGGGATTACTGTCGGGACTGTGAATGCTGCCCCTCTTGCCCTGAAGGCGTGGATATAGCTGCGACGTTGCGGTTCAAGGCTTTCTTTGAGGTTTACGGTTTGGAGAATTGGGCGCGAAAACTCTACAGCGGACTTCAAATCAAAGCTGACAAGTGTACGCGGTGTGGCGAATGCACAGGCAAATGCCCCTATAACCTGCAAATCATCGAAGAGCTGCAGCGAGCCCATCAACAGCTAAAGCCGTAA
- a CDS encoding B12-binding domain-containing radical SAM protein, producing the protein MILLMTTAPPDNAPWYLGRKFPPLGLSYVAGAVEKAGFEVQMLDNYLQKKPIEEVKQLIKKLNPEIVGMTCSSATYHKCVETAAAIKEVAPSCKVVVGGWHPSYMPDSMLAHPEIDYVIMGEGERAMVELATYVLEGEKNMVLGAIGGLAYRFGDKILKNPPKFISNLDELPFPARHLLPMHLYDRTMEFLDVEPVDIMSIIRGCPFNCAFCETRKMWGPSCRFFSPQRVLDEINYMVNKHGSKGIYFINDNFTIRKKETLQLCNLMKQENLDLQWICDTRVDMINRELLGSMREAGCKTIWFGVESGAPHILKKLNKNISLEQTEKTFKLVRQEGIQIACSFILGIPGETLADMEATFKFAKKLDPDLCQFNVFIAYPDSLLYEEILQSGNYDKLDDFLLAAKTSEFDYKKVMEIQRRFHKDFHRSPKRILRKIRQDGALPVLKQGFKLLTSRS; encoded by the coding sequence TTGATTTTGTTGATGACTACTGCGCCGCCTGATAATGCGCCGTGGTATTTGGGCAGAAAGTTTCCGCCGTTGGGTTTGTCGTATGTTGCGGGGGCAGTTGAGAAGGCGGGTTTTGAAGTGCAGATGCTAGATAATTATTTGCAGAAAAAACCCATAGAAGAAGTTAAACAGTTAATCAAAAAATTAAACCCTGAAATCGTGGGCATGACCTGCAGCAGCGCCACATACCACAAATGTGTAGAAACCGCAGCTGCCATCAAAGAGGTCGCGCCAAGCTGCAAAGTCGTCGTAGGCGGATGGCACCCCTCGTACATGCCTGATAGCATGCTCGCGCACCCCGAAATCGACTACGTGATAATGGGTGAAGGCGAACGCGCCATGGTCGAACTTGCCACGTACGTTTTGGAAGGCGAAAAAAACATGGTCTTAGGAGCCATCGGAGGGCTTGCGTACCGTTTTGGCGATAAAATCCTAAAGAACCCACCCAAATTCATAAGCAACCTTGACGAGCTCCCGTTCCCCGCAAGACATCTGCTGCCCATGCACTTGTACGACCGTACTATGGAGTTTTTGGATGTAGAACCCGTAGACATCATGAGCATCATACGCGGGTGCCCGTTTAACTGCGCCTTTTGTGAAACCCGAAAAATGTGGGGACCCTCCTGCCGTTTCTTTAGTCCCCAGCGTGTACTCGATGAAATCAACTACATGGTCAACAAGCACGGCTCCAAAGGCATCTACTTCATCAACGACAATTTCACAATACGCAAAAAAGAAACCCTACAACTGTGCAACCTGATGAAACAGGAAAATCTGGATTTACAGTGGATTTGCGATACCCGCGTGGACATGATTAACAGGGAGCTTTTGGGTAGCATGCGTGAGGCAGGCTGCAAGACTATCTGGTTTGGAGTAGAATCAGGTGCACCGCATATTCTAAAGAAGCTTAACAAGAACATTAGCTTGGAGCAAACCGAAAAAACTTTCAAACTGGTCAGGCAAGAGGGCATCCAAATCGCATGCAGCTTCATCCTGGGCATCCCAGGCGAAACCCTCGCGGACATGGAAGCCACTTTCAAGTTCGCCAAAAAACTCGACCCCGACCTGTGCCAATTCAACGTCTTCATCGCCTACCCCGACAGCCTACTCTACGAAGAAATCCTGCAAAGCGGCAACTACGACAAACTCGACGACTTCCTGCTGGCAGCAAAAACTTCAGAGTTTGACTACAAGAAAGTCATGGAAATCCAGCGGCGCTTCCACAAAGATTTTCACCGCTCCCCCAAACGAATCCTGCGCAAAATCAGGCAAGACGGCGCATTACCCGTACTCAAGCAGGGCTTCAAACTGCTGACTTCACGCAGCTAA
- a CDS encoding histidinol-phosphate aminotransferase family protein: MAREKVTWFSMWFLAAVASFGAAFFPLFYRLVDSRNKHFEREAELEARVVEFLREQGKEAPATMELREERSAVLWAASIVLVVPVFVLLYKLSKDLVVHEAHQDKFLAQAFPQRMFMTQTIPIKKYALITIATLGIGGIYWLYKLVSIYNAHYEAQWKFEPEIARLMEETKMESPCSKKRFVSHGGDVWGFSRKYNIPIEKVMDFSGPINYLGPSPKALQALQDCAKLVRFYPDPDPVDFKEEIAAYVGHGVKAENILLGNGSIELIYMITDAFEGKFRAVIPVPSFTEYEKAVLRVGGEVIFVQLPFNFALEVESIKKAVTDDTKIIYICNPHSPSGTLYTKNTILEITEFCQKKGIIVSVDENYIEFAPDGENATVAGYTTQYENLFVIRSVTKFYGMPGIRFGYAIAAKSLIDKLQTVRQPWSINSLAEVATTAAFHDTEFIQNTKQTIAAEKAEFAKKIMEIGGLHVFPSETNFLLVKITAPDMTATQLREDFARQGLLIRDCSTFVGLSNTYFRLTVRSKQDNQKLVDALKQKFQT; the protein is encoded by the coding sequence TTGGCGAGGGAGAAGGTTACTTGGTTTTCTATGTGGTTTTTGGCGGCGGTTGCTAGTTTTGGGGCGGCGTTTTTTCCGCTGTTTTATCGGCTTGTGGATAGTCGTAATAAGCATTTTGAGCGTGAGGCAGAGTTGGAGGCGCGGGTGGTTGAGTTTTTGCGTGAGCAGGGTAAAGAGGCGCCTGCGACCATGGAGTTGCGTGAAGAGCGTAGTGCGGTTTTGTGGGCGGCGTCGATTGTTTTGGTGGTGCCTGTGTTTGTTTTGCTCTACAAGCTCTCCAAAGACTTGGTGGTGCACGAAGCACATCAGGACAAGTTTTTGGCTCAAGCGTTTCCGCAACGCATGTTCATGACGCAGACCATACCGATAAAAAAATATGCCCTCATAACAATAGCTACGCTAGGCATAGGCGGCATCTACTGGCTCTACAAACTCGTCAGCATCTACAACGCCCACTACGAAGCCCAATGGAAATTTGAGCCAGAAATCGCACGTTTGATGGAGGAAACAAAAATGGAAAGTCCCTGCAGCAAAAAACGGTTCGTAAGCCACGGCGGCGACGTCTGGGGCTTTAGCCGAAAATACAACATCCCCATCGAAAAAGTAATGGATTTTAGCGGACCCATCAATTATTTGGGACCTTCACCCAAAGCCCTGCAAGCCTTGCAAGACTGCGCCAAGCTGGTGCGGTTCTACCCCGACCCCGACCCCGTAGACTTCAAAGAAGAAATTGCAGCTTACGTGGGACACGGCGTAAAAGCCGAGAATATCTTGCTGGGAAACGGCTCCATCGAGCTGATTTACATGATTACTGACGCCTTCGAAGGCAAATTCCGCGCAGTTATCCCTGTGCCCTCGTTCACCGAGTACGAAAAAGCGGTGTTGCGGGTTGGCGGCGAAGTAATCTTTGTGCAGTTGCCATTTAATTTCGCGTTGGAAGTTGAAAGCATCAAAAAAGCAGTCACCGACGACACCAAAATCATCTACATCTGCAATCCCCATAGCCCCTCAGGAACGCTCTACACCAAAAACACCATCTTGGAAATCACGGAGTTTTGCCAGAAAAAAGGCATAATCGTTAGCGTGGATGAGAACTATATTGAATTTGCCCCCGACGGAGAAAACGCCACCGTAGCAGGCTACACCACGCAGTACGAAAACCTCTTTGTCATACGCTCGGTCACCAAGTTCTACGGCATGCCAGGCATACGGTTTGGTTACGCCATAGCCGCCAAAAGTCTAATTGACAAGTTGCAGACGGTGCGCCAGCCGTGGAGTATAAACAGCCTTGCAGAAGTAGCCACAACCGCCGCGTTCCATGACACTGAATTCATCCAAAACACTAAACAAACCATCGCCGCAGAGAAAGCAGAGTTCGCCAAGAAAATCATGGAAATCGGAGGACTGCACGTTTTCCCCTCAGAAACCAACTTTTTGCTGGTGAAAATTACTGCACCTGACATGACGGCGACGCAGCTTCGAGAGGATTTTGCACGGCAGGGCTTGCTAATTCGCGACTGCAGCACCTTTGTTGGGTTAAGCAACACCTACTTTAGATTAACAGTACGCTCAAAGCAAGACAACCAAAAACTCGTAGACGCCCTAAAACAAAAATTCCAAACCTAA
- a CDS encoding glycosyltransferase family 2 protein yields the protein MQPAGVLLSVVVPMYNEERTIGDVVRRLRRVLDGLGFGYEVIVVDDGSFDDSFEAALGQGARVCRLKQHMGKGYALRAGFAKARGELVATIDSDGSHCPEELPLLIKPLLKGEVDLVIGSRFSALTSATSSCNQAGNRLFNIMIGVLTNASVSDSQSGYRVMSRRVLGTMNLKSGEYEIESEMLVKTVRHGFKIKEVPITFEQRTYGRSGIDPLKDGFKILLSIVSAYLRS from the coding sequence ATGCAACCTGCTGGCGTGCTGCTTTCCGTTGTTGTTCCCATGTATAATGAGGAGCGGACTATAGGCGATGTTGTTAGGCGTCTGCGGCGGGTTCTTGATGGTTTGGGTTTTGGTTATGAGGTTATTGTGGTTGATGATGGCTCGTTTGATGATTCGTTTGAGGCTGCTTTGGGTCAGGGCGCGCGGGTTTGTCGTTTGAAGCAGCACATGGGTAAGGGTTACGCGTTGCGGGCGGGGTTTGCTAAAGCAAGGGGTGAGTTGGTGGCAACGATTGATTCGGATGGTTCTCATTGCCCTGAGGAGTTGCCCTTGTTGATTAAGCCTCTGCTGAAAGGTGAGGTGGATTTGGTGATTGGCTCGCGTTTTTCGGCGTTGACCTCTGCGACCAGCAGCTGTAACCAAGCGGGCAACAGGCTTTTCAACATCATGATTGGAGTTTTGACCAACGCGTCGGTTTCCGACTCACAGTCAGGTTACCGCGTCATGTCCCGCCGCGTCCTTGGCACCATGAACTTGAAATCAGGCGAATACGAAATAGAATCAGAGATGCTTGTAAAAACCGTGCGGCACGGCTTCAAAATCAAAGAAGTCCCCATAACCTTTGAACAACGCACCTACGGCAGGTCAGGCATAGACCCCCTAAAAGACGGCTTCAAAATCCTACTATCCATCGTATCAGCCTATTTGAGGAGTTAA
- a CDS encoding glycosyltransferase, producing the protein MTPPAYPKVSVIVTCRNNQETIRGCLQALTAQDYPKNYIELIVIDACSTDNTATIAKQYTKHVHCLPINAAAAYNQAMNFASHDILGFVDADAQVECQWLQKLVPHLEDPKVAGVSGDIETWNVENPIARSIGYEIKSRYNRIHSYTGRIATMNLLLKKTVIAEAGGWDENLPSQYDTDLGYRISQKGYKIAYEPNAKCYHYNRPTIHAYWRQQKQYGKNTLKLYLKHSHLAKGDEITDFGMNIQPALMLTVLALLVLGAIPLLRLLWFPAVALLSGLSVYYVYLAAKISLRFGDWAAMSLVVLYFVRVFAWLAGAASMAFKLLLGKEKIKS; encoded by the coding sequence ATGACCCCCCCCGCTTACCCAAAGGTTTCAGTAATTGTGACTTGCCGCAACAACCAAGAAACCATCCGCGGCTGCCTCCAAGCCCTAACCGCACAAGACTACCCCAAAAACTACATAGAACTCATCGTCATTGACGCCTGCTCCACCGACAACACCGCAACCATAGCCAAACAATACACCAAACACGTCCACTGCCTACCCATAAACGCCGCCGCCGCATACAACCAAGCCATGAACTTCGCCAGCCACGACATCCTAGGATTTGTAGACGCCGACGCCCAAGTTGAATGCCAATGGCTACAAAAACTAGTGCCCCACCTCGAAGACCCCAAAGTCGCAGGCGTAAGCGGGGACATTGAAACCTGGAACGTCGAAAACCCCATAGCACGCAGCATAGGCTACGAAATCAAAAGCCGCTACAACCGCATCCACAGCTACACAGGCCGCATAGCCACCATGAACCTACTCCTAAAAAAAACGGTCATCGCCGAGGCGGGGGGTTGGGATGAGAACCTGCCCAGCCAATACGACACCGACCTAGGATACCGCATAAGCCAAAAAGGCTACAAAATCGCGTACGAACCCAACGCCAAATGCTACCACTACAACCGCCCAACTATACACGCGTACTGGCGACAGCAAAAACAGTACGGCAAAAACACGCTTAAACTGTACCTTAAGCATTCACACTTGGCTAAGGGTGATGAAATCACGGATTTTGGCATGAACATCCAGCCCGCTCTCATGTTGACGGTACTTGCCCTATTGGTGTTGGGTGCGATTCCTTTGCTGCGGCTGTTGTGGTTTCCTGCGGTGGCGCTACTATCTGGGCTGAGCGTGTATTACGTTTACTTGGCGGCTAAAATCTCGCTACGCTTTGGTGATTGGGCTGCGATGAGTTTGGTGGTGCTGTATTTCGTGCGCGTTTTCGCGTGGCTTGCGGGCGCGGCATCTATGGCTTTCAAGTTACTGTTAGGAAAGGAGAAGATTAAGAGTTGA
- a CDS encoding glycosyltransferase family 4 protein, with translation MTKICFISPEYWPLTGGTGSYIYYLSNELLKNGYQIYIVTGSNQTRDIQVNPQLDVSFLKIPKMPIIKSFMLAGNSYRKLQSVKDVAQVDITHPQLPLTPNFAVPPRFGKTLVCTVHSTWKGEAEAIRAEPYSRLNANEKFLVSFNGFLRFFEESVMHRAQKIIAVSNFTKWELTNYYNIAANKIQVIHNGVDTKKFQPTNDKRKIKTQLGFNPDDPTIVSVGRLYARKGLFTLIESIPAVTAKFPNAKFIISGKGQSDEMKKLLSHAERLGVRNNMIFTGYTPDKELPKLYQAADVFAFSTFYEHHPFAVLEALSTGLPVVTTNVGGISETITNGKNGFMCQPFNSQEFSDRILYLLEHPKEAAEMGYQARKTIEEQLDWSIVVKDAIKVYNQVLSGT, from the coding sequence TTGACCAAAATTTGTTTCATAAGCCCTGAATATTGGCCGCTTACCGGCGGCACAGGCAGCTACATCTACTACCTCTCCAACGAGCTGCTCAAAAACGGCTACCAAATCTACATAGTTACAGGTTCAAACCAAACCCGCGACATCCAAGTTAACCCCCAACTCGACGTTTCTTTTCTTAAAATCCCCAAAATGCCCATCATCAAATCCTTCATGCTAGCGGGCAACAGCTACCGCAAACTACAAAGCGTAAAAGATGTCGCCCAAGTAGACATAACCCATCCCCAGTTGCCGTTGACGCCAAATTTTGCCGTACCGCCGCGTTTTGGGAAAACCCTTGTCTGCACCGTTCACTCCACCTGGAAAGGCGAAGCAGAAGCCATACGCGCAGAACCCTACAGCCGACTAAACGCAAACGAAAAATTCTTGGTAAGCTTCAACGGGTTCTTACGGTTCTTCGAAGAAAGCGTAATGCATCGCGCCCAAAAAATCATAGCCGTTAGCAACTTCACCAAATGGGAACTCACCAACTACTACAACATAGCAGCAAACAAAATCCAAGTCATACACAACGGCGTAGACACCAAAAAATTCCAGCCCACCAACGACAAACGCAAAATCAAAACACAACTAGGCTTTAACCCTGACGACCCCACCATCGTCTCCGTTGGTCGCCTATACGCACGCAAAGGACTCTTCACCTTAATCGAAAGCATACCCGCCGTAACCGCAAAGTTCCCAAACGCCAAATTCATAATATCAGGCAAAGGGCAAAGTGACGAAATGAAAAAACTCCTCTCTCACGCAGAGCGCCTTGGCGTAAGAAACAACATGATATTCACGGGATACACCCCTGATAAGGAGCTGCCTAAGCTGTATCAAGCCGCGGACGTTTTTGCTTTCTCCACGTTTTATGAGCATCATCCCTTCGCCGTTTTAGAAGCCCTCTCTACGGGGTTGCCTGTCGTAACCACCAACGTAGGGGGCATATCCGAAACCATCACAAACGGCAAAAACGGGTTCATGTGCCAACCCTTCAACTCCCAAGAATTCTCAGACCGTATCCTCTACCTGCTAGAGCACCCCAAAGAAGCCGCAGAAATGGGGTACCAAGCACGCAAAACCATCGAAGAGCAACTTGACTGGAGCATAGTTGTCAAAGACGCCATAAAAGTCTACAACCAAGTCCTATCTGGAACATAG